In Oncorhynchus masou masou isolate Uvic2021 chromosome 31, UVic_Omas_1.1, whole genome shotgun sequence, the sequence tttattagtcagctGGCCCGCCcgtttctttgtgcgggattaattattgtaacCTTTGTGTTTGGTGTAGACGAACGTGTTGGTCTATGTTCGTGGAGTTTGCTGGACACTTTTCGTCCCCCGTGTCTGGGGCATttgttttgagcacccagtgtttCGTGGGGTGCCCGTTGTTCACCGTGTGTGCATTAAAAGAGCACTATATTgatctctctgtttcctgcgcctgacttcccacTTACGACACCCACAACGTTACACTAAGGCGCTATCCAGGAGCCAAGACCAAGATTTATGCCAGGAAATTGGTCCCAAGATCCAGATCCAGTGAGTTGGGATatgacaagtaaaaaaaaaaatgtcaagtCTATGGGCCCTTTCTGCAATTGTAAGAAACTCAAGTAGAGTAAACtggagcacagtacagtagagcacagtccTATAGTGTACCGTACAGTAGATTTAtttatttaggcaagtcagttaagaacaaattcttatttacaatgacagcctaccccagccaaaccctagtGGCTGTTTAAAAAGGTTAACGTGAATCATATTTCCCTGTGCAACTCTGTTTTCTGTATTTGTTATGATACAGAGCTGAGAGAGCATGCAGTGCACAGCTCATTTGATAAGGTTAAGGTCATTACCCCCAGCTTTTTGTATCCATTTTTTTCTCCCCTATTGAGAATGCAACCACAGATAAACGCTACCTTTGACCTTTTGGTTGGTTGTATCAAAAACACTGATATTCTTCTGTTAATATATGGCCTTTTTTTATATTCAACCAAAGGCTACTCATCTGAGAACCTTACATGAGTGTGTTTTTCCTTTGCATCACATGCTAGTCAGTTACAGTGAAGGCCATCCTCCAGCCCCATTTGCCTCCACCTCCTTTCCTTCCACTCATTCAAGCCAAACATTTTCAATATTAACATTGAAAATATCAACACTGTCGCTTTATTAAACCAGTAATAGTTGATTATATTACAAATGATGCTGTGATATTATGGAGGCTGCCAGGGGATTGTGTGTTGCACGATGATGTCTCATGTTAAAACCCATATAGCGTTATCAGTAGGGAGACTGCAACAGAGTGTCAGAGCCGAGACAGAGGGATAAAGAAATAAACGGTTGGATCTAACTGTAGATTTTGGCAAACGCATTTTCCATTGTGTGGTCGATTGTGCATAACATGCATCAGATCAGGAGAACAGCTCTGGTATCCCTTAACAAGACTTATTGGAGTATACTGAGTGGAGTATATTATCGGGCATGAAGAAAATGTAATTACAGCTCTATAGCCAAGTCCTCAATCACCGCCTAGTAACCTGGCCTGGGGTTAATTCATTGGAGATTTGTATTGAACTGTTGTCATGCCTTTGTTGTTGCTGCTACGTTACTAATTGTAAagatagaatagaacagaatagagcatattagaatagaacagaatagagcatattagaatagaacagaatagagcatattagaatagaacagaatagaataacTTTATTTTACACCGACTGAACTTTGGTAAGATATAAGACAATTTTCCACTGTAGTGTAGACAGACTTTAACCagtcttccctcttctctccctacccAGGATGCTCCACCCCAGTACAACAGAAGACAGTCTCTAGTGGTGTCTCCCTACAATGAACATACTGCTGCCGTGGCCCACGGAAACATTGGATCCCAGGTGAAAAAAACCCCTCTGTCTTTACATagtagggtagagtggggtaAGTTTAGGAATTTTGttcattcagcatcactctgtcaaGGGAAATATGGTATTCTTTccaacaaagatatctacatttATTTCCGGATGTTGTGTATACCTGGTAATAATCAGAATACATGTAAActttacagttttgaaaacatagcttgtccaaaaaaagtgtttttttcATCATAACTTACTCAGGgtatggggtaaattgagccgcggagcagggtaagttaagccacctacacatttctgtactgaatgaaatattGCCACTACTTTTTTTAAACCATGTCTATCATTATTTCCCAAACAAAATTCAATTCAACACAAAATCACAATCATATTTTAGCCCTCTAGACTCTCTTGTCTAAGCCTGTGgagttctactaagctaacatatggaattgttttaaggtggccataccaaggatcatttagctatttgattttgaattttacaACCCCTTTAGGTATCCCAAATGTATTTGACTTTTTCTTTTTAATGAAaaattgaatttggccttactgctattagcctaTAGAAATGCAATGAATAACAGATTCGTACATGGAAAAACAgatgtcctatatctgagagattaAATAAAGCTCAGGAGGTGTGTTTATTTTTACACATATTTATCCCATTTTTTTTAGGCACTGAACTACTTCCACACAGAATGTACTTCCATTCATGTTTTAAAACTGGTACTGGGCTACCTTCAGGcgagtcttgtgaggcttgtCGGTGTCCTAGAGCAAGACATCCGACATGCACTGTACATGTAATGAAAGAGTCATCTTTCCGAAGGGGGGTCATGTTAGTGTGTAGCCCAAGACGTttggacactacagacagaagttggccgATCggcggtaccgacttcagacgagtcatgTGCCGCTTGTGCTTCAGACGAGTCATGTGACGCTTGTGCTTCAGACGAGTCATGTGCCGCTTGTGCTTCAGACGAGTCATGTGCCGCTTGTGCTTCAGACGAGTCATGTGCCGCTTGTGCTTCAGACGAGTCATGTGCCGCTTGTGCTTCAGACGAGTCATGTGCCGCTTGTGCTTCAGACGAGTCATGTGACGCTTGTGCTTCAGACGAGTCATGTGACGCTTGTGGCGGTTGTAGAGCAAAACCATAATAGAGATCTCTAGCCTCTAACAGACAGGTTTTTATGGGGATTTTTCTTTTTATGCTAATTATATTTCCACGGGGGGAAATGGACTCGAGGGttttaacacaggcttaacacctaacaaacactttATACTTTTTAAAACACTTTTAACACAGGCAAGGCCCTGTTACCTCATATCTGGGGAAGAAAACATTTCAATATGCTCAATTTGACTCAAACTATTGACTCAAATGACcacatggccattggctcaatttaccccaaggcaaacatttttaactatattagcccacacagctacaaggatgcactttcatgctaggtttaggacctcatattgaagcttatagagaaGCTTGTTTTTTTGTACCTAACTTGCTTAAACACTTTTGCCATGTGGTTACTTCCTCCACAAAACTCCATGAAattatgacctcttcctaaatattccgtaaaattatacattttgtatatGATTTACTAGGAACAAGGGTGGCTCAGcgtaccccactctcccctattaCACATAGAGATTTAGGTATTAATCAATTAATTCACTTCTCCATATTATAATCTCTATTTAAAAACCATCTGAGCTGCTTTCACGTTGTTATTGATGCCCAGTGCCGTTTGTAATTAGgatgcgtttacacaggcagcccaattctgatctttttcctctaactggtcttttgaccaatcagatcaactCTTGAAAAATAGAAAAAGTGATATCATATAAAGATGTTTGGTGTGTGTCTGCAGCTTCCAGGAAGGCTGTTTATCATCGGTAAGCCCAGCAGCTATCACCTGGATGGGATCCTGCCCCGCCTTCCGTCCTACGAGAGCGTCCGTAAGAAGGACCGTCAGAGACAGATCCACTCTATGATAGCCGACCGCTTTGGTATCAGCCCCACGCAGTCTGAAACGGAGGTCAGTCACTCCTCTGTTCTGGACCTATTTTTATTATGTATTGTTCACTGCATATGTAAATATCTATTTTGTCATTGATTTATTCAAGCCTTATTTTACCATGTAAGTTGACtaaagaacacattctcatttacatcaAATGAAATTGTGGAAGGATGTTACAGGGCTCccttgtaaaagagaccttgcTCTCAATGGGAATCCCTGTTGAGATCGaggtcaaataaaaaattaaTATATTCATACATAGAATATTGATTTATTACAGTAAATTTGATCTCATAAAATGTCTCTGTACCTACAGCCTCCTCCGACGTACGAGGAGACTCTTGGCCAGGCCATGATCATCTCCTCTGAAGACCTTCAGTGTGTTGAGGCACTTCCCtcagacctccctctctccacctgtaACTCCAGCATTGAACACACAGTGACAATAGATGCAGCCCCGTCACCCTACCGCCCTATTCAGAGCCCGA encodes:
- the LOC135523411 gene encoding uncharacterized protein LOC135523411; the encoded protein is MSLSASTTIPPALTADQLTVIVASVSCLVFFVVILMLLVVLYRKDPFCCRVSNYQANQRCTDAPPQYNRRQSLVVSPYNEHTAAVAHGNIGSQLPGRLFIIGKPSSYHLDGILPRLPSYESVRKKDRQRQIHSMIADRFGISPTQSETEPPPTYEETLGQAMIISSEDLQCVEALPSDLPLSTCNSSIEHTVTIDAAPSPYRPIQSPTREPVSV